From Carya illinoinensis cultivar Pawnee chromosome 5, C.illinoinensisPawnee_v1, whole genome shotgun sequence, one genomic window encodes:
- the LOC122309762 gene encoding putative pentatricopeptide repeat-containing protein At3g05240 isoform X2 encodes MMKHYNAILPLLDKCKTMAELRQLHGLMITTSVIKYVIPLSRLIDFCANSKAGDLDYAESVFSQIEVPGAYIWNSMIKAYSNINNPDEALHMYREMQRRDMVAGLKVFEAIPKWNVVAWTNLISGYVNNGWPKKAIEVYKEMEFWSVESNEITLVNVLVACSHSRDINSGKWVHSRICHQGYDPFESNSNFNIILATAIIDMYAKCGSLGYARKLFDKMPQKNLVAWNSMVGAYIQYGRVEEALGLFRDMMIGGFQPDIATSFSIIGISAHLGALSLGQNIHSFVLKTNIVKDIAVGTALLDMYAKVGDVISSHKIFCELQKKDTIAWTSMIIGLAMHEHAEEALSTFKRMQEDPNVIPDEITYIGVLFACSHLGLVEEGQRHFTSMVDDYSIEPTIEHYGCMVDLLSRAGRFEEAERVVKKMPTQPNIAIWGALLNGCEIHGNVNLADQLRSRITELEPRGSGVYVLLSNIYASVGKWQEAKLARELMTHRRIAKTRGHSTIELKLLNL; translated from the exons ATGATGAAACACTACAACGCCATCCTGCCTTTGTTAGACAAATGCAAAACCATGGCTGAGTTGAGACAACTACATGGGCTGATGATTACTACATCAGTGATAAAATATGTGATACCCTTGAGCAGGCTTATTGATTTTTGTGCGAATTCCAAAGCTGGAGACCTTGATTATGCAGAGTCAGTTTTTAGCCAAATTGAAGTGCCTGGTGCATATATTTGGAATTCCATGATCAAAGCTTACTCAAACATCAACAACCCAGATGAGGCTTTGCATATGTATAGAGAAATGCAGCGAAGAG ATATGGTAGCAGGATTGAAAGTGTTTGAAGCTATTCCTAAGTGGAATGTGGTGGCTTGGACTAATTTGATTTCTGGGTATGTTAATAATGGTTGGccaaagaaagcaatagaggTGTATAAAGAGATGGAGTTTTGGAGTGTAGAGTCTAATGAAATAACCTTGGTTAATGTATTAGTTGCATGCTCTCATAGTAGAGATATAAATTCTGGAAAATGGGTTCACAGTCGTATCTGCCATCAGGGATATGATCCATTTGAATCAAACTCAAATTTCAACATAATACTTGCAACTGCCATTATAGATATGTATGCAAAATGTGGTAGCTTGGGATACGCAAGGAAGTTGTTTGACAAAATGCCTCAAAAAAACTTGGTTGCATGGAATTCCATGGTTGGTGCTTATATTCAATATGGCAGGGTTGAGGAGGCACTAGGTCTGTTTCGTGATATGATGATTGGTGGGTTTCAACCGGACATAGCTACATCTTTTAGCATCATAGGTATCTCTGCTCATTTGGGGGCTTTATCATTGGgacaaaatattcattcatttGTATTGAAGACCAACATTGTCAAGGATATTGCCGTTGGAACTGCCCTATTAGATATGTATGCTAAAGTTGGAGATGTAATAAGTTCGCATAAGATCTTTTGTGAATTGCAAAAGAAAGACACGATTGCATGGACAAGCATGATAATTGGTTTAGCCATGCATGAGCATGCAGAGGAAGCTCTAAGTACTTTCAAAAGAATGCAAGAGGATCCTAATGTAATCCCTGACGAGATCACATACATTGGGGTTCTATTTGCATGTAGCCATCTTGGGTTGGTAGAAGAAGGTCAGAGACATTTCACTTCAATGGTAGATGATTATAGCATAGAGCCAACAATAGAGCATTATGGTTGCATGGTTGATCTCTTGAGTCGAGCAGGCCGCTTTGAAGAGGCAGAGAGGGTAGTGAAGAAAATGCCAACCCAACCAAATATTGCCATATGGGGTGCTCTTTTAAATGGTTGTGAGATTCATGGAAACGTGAATTTAGCTGATCAATTGAGAAGCCGTATAACAGAATTGGAACCTCGGGGTAGTGGAGTTTATGTTCTTCTTTCCAATATATATGCTAGTGTTGGTAAATGGCAAGAAGCAAAACTGGCTAGAGAGCTGATGACACATAGAAGGATTGCAAAAACTCGAGGGCACAGTACAATTGAACTGAAATTGTTGAACTTGTAA
- the LOC122309762 gene encoding putative pentatricopeptide repeat-containing protein At3g05240 isoform X1, translating into MMKHYNAILPLLDKCKTMAELRQLHGLMITTSVIKYVIPLSRLIDFCANSKAGDLDYAESVFSQIEVPGAYIWNSMIKAYSNINNPDEALHMYREMQRRGYSPDHFTFPFVLKACSVITNPHHGKCIHCRILKTGFESDVYASCGLLNMYVSCADMVAGLKVFEAIPKWNVVAWTNLISGYVNNGWPKKAIEVYKEMEFWSVESNEITLVNVLVACSHSRDINSGKWVHSRICHQGYDPFESNSNFNIILATAIIDMYAKCGSLGYARKLFDKMPQKNLVAWNSMVGAYIQYGRVEEALGLFRDMMIGGFQPDIATSFSIIGISAHLGALSLGQNIHSFVLKTNIVKDIAVGTALLDMYAKVGDVISSHKIFCELQKKDTIAWTSMIIGLAMHEHAEEALSTFKRMQEDPNVIPDEITYIGVLFACSHLGLVEEGQRHFTSMVDDYSIEPTIEHYGCMVDLLSRAGRFEEAERVVKKMPTQPNIAIWGALLNGCEIHGNVNLADQLRSRITELEPRGSGVYVLLSNIYASVGKWQEAKLARELMTHRRIAKTRGHSTIELKLLNL; encoded by the coding sequence ATGATGAAACACTACAACGCCATCCTGCCTTTGTTAGACAAATGCAAAACCATGGCTGAGTTGAGACAACTACATGGGCTGATGATTACTACATCAGTGATAAAATATGTGATACCCTTGAGCAGGCTTATTGATTTTTGTGCGAATTCCAAAGCTGGAGACCTTGATTATGCAGAGTCAGTTTTTAGCCAAATTGAAGTGCCTGGTGCATATATTTGGAATTCCATGATCAAAGCTTACTCAAACATCAACAACCCAGATGAGGCTTTGCATATGTATAGAGAAATGCAGCGAAGAGGTTACTCACCGGACCATTTTACGTTTCCTTTTGTGCTCAAAGCATGTTCAGTAATTACGAATCCACATCATGGGAAATGCATTCATTGTCGAattttgaaaactggatttGAATCGGATGTGTATGCGTCCTGTGGTTTACTAAATATGTATGTATCCTGTGCAGATATGGTAGCAGGATTGAAAGTGTTTGAAGCTATTCCTAAGTGGAATGTGGTGGCTTGGACTAATTTGATTTCTGGGTATGTTAATAATGGTTGGccaaagaaagcaatagaggTGTATAAAGAGATGGAGTTTTGGAGTGTAGAGTCTAATGAAATAACCTTGGTTAATGTATTAGTTGCATGCTCTCATAGTAGAGATATAAATTCTGGAAAATGGGTTCACAGTCGTATCTGCCATCAGGGATATGATCCATTTGAATCAAACTCAAATTTCAACATAATACTTGCAACTGCCATTATAGATATGTATGCAAAATGTGGTAGCTTGGGATACGCAAGGAAGTTGTTTGACAAAATGCCTCAAAAAAACTTGGTTGCATGGAATTCCATGGTTGGTGCTTATATTCAATATGGCAGGGTTGAGGAGGCACTAGGTCTGTTTCGTGATATGATGATTGGTGGGTTTCAACCGGACATAGCTACATCTTTTAGCATCATAGGTATCTCTGCTCATTTGGGGGCTTTATCATTGGgacaaaatattcattcatttGTATTGAAGACCAACATTGTCAAGGATATTGCCGTTGGAACTGCCCTATTAGATATGTATGCTAAAGTTGGAGATGTAATAAGTTCGCATAAGATCTTTTGTGAATTGCAAAAGAAAGACACGATTGCATGGACAAGCATGATAATTGGTTTAGCCATGCATGAGCATGCAGAGGAAGCTCTAAGTACTTTCAAAAGAATGCAAGAGGATCCTAATGTAATCCCTGACGAGATCACATACATTGGGGTTCTATTTGCATGTAGCCATCTTGGGTTGGTAGAAGAAGGTCAGAGACATTTCACTTCAATGGTAGATGATTATAGCATAGAGCCAACAATAGAGCATTATGGTTGCATGGTTGATCTCTTGAGTCGAGCAGGCCGCTTTGAAGAGGCAGAGAGGGTAGTGAAGAAAATGCCAACCCAACCAAATATTGCCATATGGGGTGCTCTTTTAAATGGTTGTGAGATTCATGGAAACGTGAATTTAGCTGATCAATTGAGAAGCCGTATAACAGAATTGGAACCTCGGGGTAGTGGAGTTTATGTTCTTCTTTCCAATATATATGCTAGTGTTGGTAAATGGCAAGAAGCAAAACTGGCTAGAGAGCTGATGACACATAGAAGGATTGCAAAAACTCGAGGGCACAGTACAATTGAACTGAAATTGTTGAACTTGTAA